The Gammaproteobacteria bacterium genome has a segment encoding these proteins:
- a CDS encoding DUF1244 domain-containing protein: MNDENTNLELEAAVLRRLLRHLDENRDVQNIDLMIAGGFCRNCLGRWYAEAANEHGIDLTETEARERIYGMSYADWKKKYQKPATEEQLRRFAARHG; encoded by the coding sequence ATGAACGACGAAAACACCAACCTCGAGCTGGAAGCGGCGGTGCTGCGGCGCCTGCTCAGGCACCTGGACGAGAACAGGGACGTCCAGAACATCGACCTGATGATCGCAGGCGGTTTCTGCCGCAACTGTCTCGGCCGCTGGTACGCCGAAGCGGCCAACGAACACGGGATCGATCTGACCGAGACCGAAGCGCGCGAGCGGATCTACGGCATGTCCTACGCCGATTGGAAGAAGAAGTACCAGAAGCCGGCCACCGAAGAGCAGCTGCGCCGCTTCGCGGCCCGCCACGGCTAG
- a CDS encoding 6-phosphofructokinase — MPAPNALYAQSGGPTAVINATAQGVIEAVRRVRPAVGKLYAARNGILGALHEQLLDTDAASAEDVAALGQRPGSAFGTARYKLTRFEDDEREYHRLINVFRAHGIGQVFFNGGNDSMDTALKLSELGRRLDYPLTCIGLPKTVDNDLPVTDCCPGFGSAAKYVAVSTREAALDVAGMARTSTKVFILEVMGRHAGWIAAAGGLAGSGAGDAPHIILFPEVAFETDSFLARVRESVEQHEYCVIVASEGARYGDGRFLSEAGGTDAFGHKQLGGLAPVLANMIRENLGYKHHYAISDYLQRSARHLASATDLEHAYAAGRSGVELALAGGNAEMVTIKRIGDDPYAWETSSAPLDQVANREKELPRGFITKDGYGITEAARTYLQPLIEGEALPPFRGGLPVYAEIELPSAEKRLDPFE; from the coding sequence ATGCCCGCGCCCAATGCACTCTACGCCCAGTCGGGCGGTCCCACGGCTGTGATCAACGCTACCGCCCAAGGCGTTATCGAGGCGGTGCGCCGGGTGAGGCCGGCGGTCGGCAAGCTGTACGCCGCGCGAAACGGCATCCTCGGCGCGCTGCACGAACAGTTGCTGGACACCGACGCCGCTTCGGCGGAAGATGTGGCCGCCCTGGGCCAGCGTCCCGGTAGCGCATTCGGAACGGCCCGCTACAAGCTGACCAGGTTCGAGGACGACGAGCGCGAATACCACCGGCTGATCAACGTGTTTCGCGCGCACGGGATCGGCCAGGTGTTCTTCAACGGCGGCAACGACTCCATGGACACGGCGCTGAAGCTTTCCGAACTCGGCCGGCGGCTGGATTACCCGCTCACATGCATCGGCCTGCCCAAGACCGTCGACAATGACCTTCCGGTCACCGACTGCTGCCCCGGCTTCGGCTCGGCGGCGAAGTACGTGGCCGTGTCCACCCGGGAGGCCGCGCTGGACGTCGCCGGCATGGCGCGGACCTCGACCAAGGTTTTCATCCTGGAAGTCATGGGGCGGCATGCCGGCTGGATCGCCGCCGCCGGAGGGCTGGCGGGATCGGGCGCGGGCGACGCTCCGCACATCATCCTGTTCCCGGAAGTTGCCTTCGAAACGGACAGCTTCCTGGCACGGGTCCGGGAGTCCGTCGAGCAGCACGAATACTGCGTGATCGTGGCCAGCGAGGGGGCCCGCTACGGCGACGGCCGCTTCCTTTCCGAAGCGGGAGGCACCGACGCCTTCGGCCACAAGCAGCTCGGCGGGCTGGCGCCGGTGCTGGCGAACATGATCCGCGAGAACCTGGGCTACAAGCACCACTACGCCATCAGCGACTATCTGCAGCGTTCGGCGCGGCACCTGGCGTCCGCCACCGACCTGGAGCACGCTTACGCGGCCGGGCGGTCAGGCGTCGAACTGGCGCTTGCCGGCGGCAACGCGGAAATGGTGACAATCAAGCGCATCGGCGATGATCCCTACGCCTGGGAAACGTCCTCCGCCCCCCTCGACCAGGTGGCCAATCGCGAGAAGGAACTGCCGCGCGGGTTCATCACGAAAGACGGCTACGGCATCACCGAGGCGGCCCGGACCTATCTTCAGCCGCTGATCGAAGGCGAGGCCCTGCCCCCCTTCCGCGGCGGACTGCCCGTCTACGCGGAAATCGAACTGCCGTCGGCGGAAAAACGCCTCGATCCGTTCGAATAG